The DNA window TCGAATAGTACCTATCTACCTATATATCATCATTAAACACCTAACAAGGAGATAAAACAGATGAGATATATGACAAGATAGACAAGCACTTTTAAGTCGAATTCCATACCTGTCGTCTTACTTCTTCTATCACATGTTCATAAAATACTCATCAGAGGTAAAACCCACAATACCTATAGTCCAAGCTGAAGAGTGTATCATTTACATACAGTAGGAACAAAGTACACACCACTGCACTACTTGTCGAGTAACACGACTTATAAAACTATATGGCTCTCACATAGGATAACAGTATCAATAGCTCAAAGACGCAAAAAGATACTGCGCGGTCCGGGGATCGAACCCGGGACACTCCTTTTTGGTTTATTTCCCACCACTTGGGGGAGGAGAGTTTTACCACTAAACTAACCGCGCTGCTGGTGCTATTTGTTTGCTTAGAGAATTGAGTTGAATGCCCAAGTAGGATAACGACAGTGAGGTCTTTTCTCGTGTAACTAGACATGTCCAAGGTGAACCAAGAGGGGATATCGAGCTTCTTATATACCTACGTCCAAGTTGATAGGGTCCACTTGGATGACTTGCTTCACGTATTGTGTCGTGTGGGGCAATGAGACGAACCTTACTGTATTAGCTCTAAACTCTTTCTGTCTCCTGGGTACAGTACCTTTATCTCGATTTGGATAGTGTATATTTAGTCAAGgcattataaatatcttgtCAGACAAACTATTAGACtttgaggaacacccacatcgaTATCTTgttcaaggagaagaaggcaatGTCAGTCAACATTCTTTAAGGTCTAACGGCTTGGTTTAGATAAGCGTCCAGGGGGTAACATATCTACTAACGCATGGTCCTTGATGGTACAAGTCGACGATGGATGAACTGAAGATCGTAACAAAGGCAGACATCAGACAGAACTGGCCTGTAGCTTGTCTCAATCATGTAATTGGTCGAATGAATGACGAAGTGAGGTCTGATAGATGGAAGTTGGTCGCAAGGGAAATTTGTCTCAGTTTCTAAAATCCCAAAAGTGGAACTTAGCGGAGCTCAAGGGTAAGCTTGGGTACGTATCCGTGGTTCTGACCAACAACCCGACCCCTCCAACACTTCGGCCACCTGAGGTGCGACAACTTGCAGTCTGTATAAGATATTCTACATCACTTTCTTTCATCGCATCGCCAACCTTCAAGCCGCCCTCTGCCCAAATCTCCAGCTTTCAAAATGGCCAGCAAGGTCGACCGCATAGTAGCTCGGCTACAGGCCAAAATCGAAGAGGGGGATTACTACGAGGCTCAGCAACAGACCCGTGTCGCCGCATCTCGCTACATCAAGACCTCCAACTGGCCCGCCGCCATCGACATCCTCTCCAGTGTCTCCCAAGCACTGTTACGTGCTGGCCAGGGCGGCAGCGGAGGAGATCTCTGTGCCATGCTCGTCGATGTCTACAAGCAAGCAGAGTTGAAGCCCGATGCTGATTCCAAGGGCAGACTGTTGACTTGTCTACGACTGTTTGAGGCTGGGGAACCTACAAGGAAGAAGTTCGTGGGCGAGATTATCGGGTAAGTGGAAAAGCGCTAGACAAAAAACGCCGTGGATGAACAGTTCTAATGTCGGAGGACAGATGGTCAGCCAAGTTCGGCGAATACCCTGCTGGAGACCCAGAGCTTCACCATGTTGCTGGATCACTCTACGCCGAAGAACACGACACATACGAGGCCGAGAAACATCTATTACTAGGCACCAAAGACTCGCCCGAGGTCCTGACGAAAATGGAATATACCTGGTACAAGGAAAGTGAGCCTCACCAAGCAGCTCTCTTTGCTGGCCGTGCTGTGCTCCCCTACCTCCTAGTAGGCAACGTGCGAGCCGCCAATACCTGTTACCGCCTTTTCACCAGCTCTCTCTCCAGCGACAACCCGAATCTTGGTGTCCAAGATGTATCCAGCCCTGCTGGCGACATCCGCATCTTCCCAAGTCTCCCCCTCCTCAACTTCCTcggcttcctcctccttgccATTCAGCGTGGCGCACCCGAACTCTACCGTGCCCTTGTGTCTAAGTATGCGACACAAATCAACGAGGCTGGATCATGGGCCGAGGCGCTCGAGATGATTGGAGAGATGTACTTCGGTCTTTCCAAGCCCCGACAGAGCAACCCTCTGATGGATATGATGAGCGGATTCTTTGGTGGCGGTGGTGGCCAGCCAGAGAAACCCAAGCGTAAACAGGTTACGCAAAGGCAAGATGCCCCCGCAGCAGAGGGTCTGGACTAGAAAAAGTCCATCTATAAGGTTGGGAATGGGGTATACCATATCGTCTTGAGGGGAATACATAGACAGCAGGCGTTGTAAGGTAAACAAAAAGACTTGGTTAGCCACGGTGTTGTTCCTCAGGCTCAAACATCCAGTTATCCTCACTGAGAGCTGCTACTTTCGCTCGTAGACTTGCCCTTACAGCCTCGATGAGTTCTGAATTCTGTTAGTGTGATATGCATATAATGGGCGAGTGCAATGCGCACCTTCGGGCTGTTCGTGCACATCATGACGATTTATTTGATAATGCTTGACGGCTTCTGCGAGTCTTTGTCTCTCTTCTGTTAAACATGAGCTTTCTCCATCATAAATCTGAGACAGGGGACATTGCATACTCTCAAACTCTTGTGCATTGTCTAGAGGGagttcatcttcatcgtccatCATTGGTGTCG is part of the Fusarium poae strain DAOMC 252244 chromosome 4, whole genome shotgun sequence genome and encodes:
- a CDS encoding hypothetical protein (BUSCO:39937at5125), producing the protein MASKVDRIVARLQAKIEEGDYYEAQQQTRVAASRYIKTSNWPAAIDILSSVSQALLRAGQGGSGGDLCAMLVDVYKQAELKPDADSKGRLLTCLRLFEAGEPTRKKFVGEIIGWSAKFGEYPAGDPELHHVAGSLYAEEHDTYEAEKHLLLGTKDSPEVLTKMEYTWYKESEPHQAALFAGRAVLPYLLVGNVRAANTCYRLFTSSLSSDNPNLGVQDVSSPAGDIRIFPSLPLLNFLGFLLLAIQRGAPELYRALVSKYATQINEAGSWAEALEMIGEMYFGLSKPRQSNPLMDMMSGFFGGGGGQPEKPKRKQVTQRQDAPAAEGLD